Proteins encoded within one genomic window of Hevea brasiliensis isolate MT/VB/25A 57/8 chromosome 8, ASM3005281v1, whole genome shotgun sequence:
- the LOC110649301 gene encoding inositol-tetrakisphosphate 1-kinase 4 isoform X3, with the protein MLQDVADLDLSDCQGKVCVPRQMVVNKDPSSIPREVTKAGLKLPLVAKPLVVDGTAKSHELFLAYDEFSLSELEPPLVLQEFVNHGGVLFKIYVVGEAIKVVRRFSLPNISKCELAKVAGVFRFPRVSSAASSADDVDLDPSVGELPPRPLLERLARELRHRLGLRLFNIDMIREHGTQDVFYVIDINYFPGYGKMPDYEHTFTDFLLGLVQSKYKKRPAK; encoded by the exons GCAAGGTTTGTGTTCCGAGGCAAATGGTAGTTAACAAAGATCCATCATCCATTCCCCGTGAAGTTACCAAAGCTGGGTTAAAGTTGCCGCTAG TTGCAAAACCGCTGGTAGTGGATGGAACTGCAAAATCACATGAATTGTTTCTCGCGTATGATGAATTCTCTCTGTCTGAACTTGAACCTCCCTTGGTTCTACAAGAGTTTGTTAATCATG GTGGTGTTCTCTTTAAGATTTATGTTGTTGGTGAAGCCATAAAGGTTGTTCGGCGTTTCTCTCTACCTAATATCAGTAAGTGTGAGCTAGCAAAAGTTGCGGGCGTGTTCCGTTTTCCGAGAGTCTCTTCTGCTGCATCTTCTGCAGATGATGTGGATTTGGACCCTTCTGTTGGAG AGCTTCCTCCACGTCCTTTGTTGGAGAGGCTTGCAAGGGAGCTTCGTCATCGACTg GGCCTCCGATTGTTCAATATAGATATGATTCGTGAGCATGGGACTCAAGATGTCTTTTATGTGATTGATATCAACTACTTTCCTG GTTATGGGAAAATGCCAGATTATGAGCACACTTTCACTGATTTCCTGCTGGGGCTAGTGCAGAGCAAGTATAAAAAGAGACCTGCTAAGTGA